In Candidatus Kaistella beijingensis, a genomic segment contains:
- a CDS encoding peptidase associated/transthyretin-like domain-containing protein, protein MKRKLLFIALLVCSFSVFSQEYIFGKVKSEFGNELFETVVINTRTDEKVLTDKDGNYMIYAKPTDQLRFVKGGYERTDVKITIQNYSSPLNVSLSKSPFIIPEVEIAFHPTGNLKKDSRALDQPKKVVALNSSLNSYMMTPLTEVAPKLSTPSAFAPRDLRSGQMTLIGINTESIVSTVSKLFGKNREQLTTANYAETQEFYRRIKSTVDLSFYTSQGWDEEEIDRFLIYADQTYSLAKKYRNNFNISAISLDMKLAYKEYIKTRKVRS, encoded by the coding sequence GTGAAAAGAAAATTACTTTTTATAGCTCTTTTGGTGTGCTCTTTTTCAGTATTTTCCCAAGAATATATTTTCGGAAAGGTAAAATCAGAATTTGGTAACGAACTCTTCGAAACCGTTGTCATCAATACAAGAACTGATGAAAAAGTCCTTACCGACAAAGATGGGAATTACATGATTTATGCAAAACCAACCGATCAGCTTCGCTTTGTAAAAGGTGGCTACGAACGAACCGATGTTAAAATCACCATCCAAAATTATTCATCACCATTAAATGTTTCATTAAGCAAATCTCCTTTCATTATTCCCGAAGTGGAAATTGCATTTCATCCTACAGGAAATTTAAAAAAGGATTCGAGAGCATTGGATCAACCAAAAAAAGTAGTTGCGCTGAATTCATCATTAAACTCATATATGATGACTCCTTTAACGGAAGTTGCCCCAAAACTTTCCACACCATCTGCATTTGCGCCAAGAGATTTAAGAAGCGGACAAATGACTTTGATTGGAATAAATACGGAAAGTATTGTTTCAACAGTTTCAAAATTATTTGGAAAGAATAGAGAACAATTAACAACCGCCAATTACGCCGAAACGCAAGAATTTTATCGTAGAATAAAAAGCACGGTGGATCTAAGTTTCTACACTTCGCAAGGTTGGGACGAGGAAGAAATCGACCGGTTCCTGATTTATGCAGACCAAACTTATTCTTTGGCGAAGAAGTACCGAAACAATTTCAACATTTCCGCTATAAGTTTGGATATGAAATTGGCTTATAAAGAATACATCAAAACCAGAAAAGTGAGATCTTAA
- a CDS encoding DUF4153 domain-containing protein translates to MKNHQLILLTTVLFITLFYGETMGLNFGILGIAYALITLFKTPEGNRTRTFLILFVTTVLSSIAFGWYGDFVSFLAVFTSAFLLAFKSKNRDLKSIFVIPVFVVNFITFPYRFFKFDEWLPKRNTSGTLQKLISVILIPAFFIIIFFAVYSAGSEHFSKLFIDFHFEFNFWEFFVLGCLGFFIAFNYWNFKIDHFVFGWNHDLKNDFLNEDKIQKPTYSFLDLDSERKSGVVSLLALNILLLIFIVTFNYEQFIEIPKTPNQLSTETHDRVNAVIISIVMAIGVIMFYFKGSFNFDKNAKSLKFLAKTWMVLNAVLVISAFAKNSEYIISYGLTYKRLGVYAFLILSIIGLILTFLKIQKEKTNAFLFNHMVWYFYGTILVCSFINWGSLATSYNIKNSKGNFEYLRSLNFNDELLYQKFPNEMNMTTDFENLRREQDKPFLSKIIYYQTLK, encoded by the coding sequence ATGAAAAATCATCAACTCATCCTCCTCACAACTGTCCTTTTCATCACGCTTTTTTATGGCGAAACGATGGGACTCAATTTCGGAATTTTAGGAATTGCGTATGCTTTAATTACGCTTTTCAAAACTCCTGAAGGAAATAGAACTAGAACCTTTCTTATTCTTTTTGTAACCACCGTTTTGTCGAGCATTGCTTTTGGTTGGTACGGCGATTTTGTGTCGTTTCTAGCGGTTTTTACTTCTGCGTTTTTATTGGCGTTTAAATCGAAAAATCGCGATTTGAAATCAATTTTTGTCATACCCGTTTTTGTGGTGAACTTCATCACTTTTCCTTATCGCTTTTTCAAATTTGATGAGTGGTTGCCGAAAAGAAACACATCAGGAACTTTACAAAAACTGATTTCTGTGATCTTAATTCCCGCATTTTTTATCATCATTTTCTTCGCGGTTTATTCTGCGGGGAGCGAACATTTTTCCAAGCTTTTTATCGATTTCCATTTTGAGTTTAATTTTTGGGAATTTTTTGTGTTGGGTTGTTTAGGATTTTTTATCGCCTTTAATTATTGGAATTTCAAAATTGACCATTTTGTTTTCGGTTGGAATCATGATTTGAAAAACGATTTCCTGAACGAAGATAAAATTCAGAAACCGACCTATTCTTTTTTGGATTTGGATTCAGAGCGAAAGAGTGGAGTGGTTTCATTGTTGGCATTAAATATTTTGCTGCTGATTTTCATTGTTACGTTTAATTATGAACAGTTCATCGAAATTCCGAAAACGCCGAACCAGCTTTCCACCGAAACTCATGACCGAGTAAATGCGGTGATTATATCTATTGTAATGGCGATTGGAGTCATCATGTTCTATTTTAAAGGAAGTTTCAACTTTGATAAAAATGCAAAATCGCTGAAATTTTTAGCAAAAACCTGGATGGTTTTAAATGCAGTTTTGGTGATTTCCGCCTTTGCAAAAAACTCTGAATACATTATCAGTTATGGTCTGACTTACAAACGACTGGGAGTTTACGCTTTCTTGATTTTGTCAATAATTGGACTCATTTTAACCTTCCTAAAAATTCAAAAAGAAAAGACCAATGCCTTTCTTTTCAATCACATGGTTTGGTATTTTTATGGAACAATCTTGGTTTGCAGTTTTATTAATTGGGGAAGTTTGGCGACCAGTTATAATATCAAAAACAGCAAAGGAAACTTTGAGTATTTGCGTTCTTTAAACTTTAATGATGAACTTCTTTATCAGAAATTTCCAAATGAAATGAACATGACGACGGATTTTGAAAATTTAAGAAGAGAACAAGATAAGCCATTCCTCTCCAAAATCATTTATTATCAAACGCTTAAATAA
- a CDS encoding phosphatase PAP2 family protein — protein MKNLFVVIFLVFISRFAFAQQVADSINQYTNDSIKKGSFDVSKELKFSYKQLIIPSALIGYGLIALESDDLKSLNLEIREEVNEHIDEKFTIDDISQYTPVISVYALNALGVKGKHNFKDRTIILGTAYVIMSGTVFGLKKWTKVERPDGSSNNSFPSGHTANAFMGAEFLYQEYKDVSPWYGIAGYVVATGTGLFRMYNNRHWFSDVVAGAGFGILSTKVAYWIYPWMKEKIFKDKSEKYSGMAMPFYNGKQAGVGLVLNF, from the coding sequence ATGAAGAATTTATTTGTCGTTATTTTTTTAGTTTTTATTTCTCGTTTCGCTTTCGCTCAGCAAGTTGCAGACAGTATTAATCAGTACACTAACGATAGCATTAAGAAGGGTTCATTCGATGTATCAAAAGAGTTGAAATTTTCTTACAAGCAATTAATCATTCCTTCTGCGTTGATTGGCTATGGTCTAATTGCATTAGAAAGTGATGACCTAAAATCGCTTAATCTCGAGATTAGAGAAGAAGTCAACGAGCATATTGATGAAAAGTTTACCATTGATGATATTTCGCAATATACACCGGTTATTTCAGTATATGCCTTGAATGCTTTGGGTGTAAAAGGGAAACATAACTTTAAAGACCGAACCATAATTTTAGGAACAGCTTATGTGATTATGAGCGGAACTGTTTTCGGTTTGAAAAAATGGACAAAAGTGGAAAGACCTGATGGTTCTTCCAATAATTCCTTTCCTTCAGGACATACCGCAAATGCTTTTATGGGAGCTGAATTTTTGTATCAAGAGTACAAAGATGTTTCGCCTTGGTATGGCATTGCAGGATATGTAGTAGCGACAGGAACGGGTTTATTCAGGATGTACAATAATCGACATTGGTTTTCAGATGTAGTTGCAGGTGCAGGTTTCGGCATTTTGAGTACAAAAGTTGCCTATTGGATTTATCCTTGGATGAAAGAAAAAATCTTTAAAGATAAAAGCGAAAAGTACAGCGGAATGGCAATGCCATTTTACAACGGAAAACAAGCAGGTGTTGGTTTGGTGTTGAATTTTTAA
- a CDS encoding biopolymer transporter ExbD codes for MENLALKDSKGEKKSLSKKSQIRVDMTPMVDLGFLLITFFMFTTNFTKPNVMDLSYPPKPPIINENVVDFRNQITLIMGKENRVFYYQAEAKDLNKDVLRETTFKGSEIAKLISEAKKKAPKPEIFTVIIKPAEDSNYKNFVDMLDNMTITKSELYGIGEIKPLEKEVYEEKVQ; via the coding sequence ATGGAAAATCTTGCTCTAAAAGATTCGAAAGGCGAAAAGAAATCGCTTTCAAAGAAAAGTCAAATCCGAGTAGATATGACACCGATGGTTGATTTGGGATTTTTGTTGATTACCTTTTTTATGTTCACCACAAATTTTACCAAACCGAATGTGATGGATTTAAGTTATCCACCAAAACCTCCCATTATCAATGAAAATGTAGTGGATTTTAGAAATCAGATTACGTTGATCATGGGTAAAGAAAACCGAGTTTTCTATTATCAAGCCGAAGCAAAAGATTTAAATAAAGACGTCTTAAGAGAAACCACTTTCAAAGGTTCTGAAATTGCAAAACTTATTTCAGAAGCGAAAAAGAAAGCTCCAAAACCTGAAATTTTCACCGTTATCATCAAACCAGCCGAAGATTCAAATTATAAAAATTTCGTCGATATGCTTGATAACATGACGATTACAAAAAGTGAACTTTATGGAATCGGAGAAATAAAACCCTTGGAAAAAGAAGTTTATGAAGAAAAAGTTCAGTAA
- a CDS encoding winged helix-turn-helix domain-containing protein codes for MISQLNKEFESRVRLGIMSVLMVNDWVDFTEMKNLLEITDGNLASHSSALEKSNFIEVKKEFVGKKPKTSYRVTQIGRKAFEEHLSALEKLIGK; via the coding sequence ATGATATCTCAACTCAACAAAGAATTCGAAAGCCGTGTAAGATTGGGCATCATGTCTGTTCTGATGGTAAATGATTGGGTTGATTTCACGGAGATGAAAAACCTGTTGGAAATCACCGACGGCAATTTGGCGAGTCACAGTTCGGCTTTGGAAAAATCGAATTTCATTGAAGTGAAAAAAGAATTTGTTGGAAAAAAACCGAAAACTTCTTATCGTGTAACTCAGATTGGAAGAAAAGCTTTTGAAGAACATTTGTCGGCTTTGGAAAAATTGATTGGAAAATAA
- a CDS encoding carboxypeptidase-like regulatory domain-containing protein: MIRLLFIVAFVGISISAQQTVYGKITDEEQHPIPATLVMNMKTGFQAYSDLEGNFSINGNFGDEIRFVRKGYERVSLLFNNENQRYVSITLYRFAVAIEEVKIEQVKLTGNLETDSRNLTKIDKAEILNAEIGVPKPPEKPRETPPPTVKEVGVLRYALSNVMNFNNLYKNISGDARRMRTQYRYEDLQNNILWIRKRLDDDYFTDAGIPEKKISEFIAFSFHENPQIVTAIKAKNLTKAMFLMEEKMPIYLERLKVK; this comes from the coding sequence ATGATTCGGTTGCTTTTTATTGTTGCCTTTGTTGGAATCTCAATTTCCGCACAGCAAACGGTTTATGGGAAAATCACCGACGAAGAACAACATCCAATTCCTGCAACTTTGGTGATGAACATGAAAACTGGTTTTCAAGCCTATTCTGATTTGGAAGGAAATTTTTCCATCAATGGAAATTTTGGAGACGAAATAAGATTTGTGAGAAAAGGCTACGAAAGAGTTTCGCTTTTGTTCAATAATGAAAATCAGCGCTATGTTTCCATTACACTTTATCGATTTGCTGTTGCCATTGAGGAAGTGAAAATTGAGCAAGTGAAATTAACTGGAAATTTAGAAACCGATTCAAGAAATTTAACAAAAATCGACAAAGCTGAAATTCTAAATGCCGAAATCGGAGTTCCGAAACCTCCCGAAAAACCTCGTGAAACTCCACCACCAACGGTTAAAGAAGTTGGCGTTTTGCGATATGCTTTAAGCAATGTGATGAATTTTAATAATTTGTATAAAAATATTTCTGGAGACGCCCGAAGAATGCGAACTCAATACCGTTACGAAGATTTGCAAAACAATATTCTTTGGATTAGAAAGCGTTTAGACGATGATTATTTCACCGATGCTGGAATTCCAGAAAAGAAAATTTCGGAATTTATAGCTTTCTCTTTTCATGAAAACCCACAAATTGTGACCGCGATAAAAGCTAAAAACTTAACTAAAGCAATGTTCTTGATGGAAGAAAAGATGCCAATTTATTTGGAAAGACTAAAAGTTAAATAA
- a CDS encoding class I SAM-dependent methyltransferase: MDKKELRSSIFRHLDGIVTAPVAASLHHKGITQLIFESEEITLNQISEKVESNQGYLNVALRMLASQGFLEYEINDDIDEVSLKSNSKTEFLLKYISLYDKVIPYLKESTNPIFQKFEHGSFENFLHLFDDFKNNFGFEIPSDDTEKEVFLQILKHIEGCLVSPVIVQLGMRGMFHKYFMETSFQAAEFHKNPENFEKILDFLTDLGWFSKNGKNFKFTENGLYFARRAASYGVTVSYLPMFNRMDDLLFGNPTKLRQISESEDEIHVDRKMNVWGSGGAHSTYFKVVTDFIISIFNQPIHLQPKGILDMGCGNGAFIQHIFETVERHTLRGKMLEDYPLFLVGADFNQAALNVTRANLINNDIWAKVIWGDIGNPELLAKDLKENYDINLGDLVNIRTFLDHNRIWKNPENMNPERVSSSTGAFAFRGERIPNKLVEENLKEHLQLWLPYIKKNGLLVIELHTLKPEITAKHLGETPATAYDATHGFSDQYIVEVEVFHKICNEVGLEVDKELFKKYPNSELATVSINLLKAK, translated from the coding sequence ATGGATAAAAAAGAACTTCGAAGTTCAATTTTCCGCCACCTCGACGGAATTGTAACGGCACCTGTTGCAGCATCTTTACACCATAAAGGAATCACGCAGCTTATTTTTGAGTCGGAAGAAATTACCTTAAACCAAATTTCAGAGAAGGTAGAAAGCAATCAAGGTTACCTCAACGTTGCACTTCGAATGCTCGCCTCACAAGGTTTTTTAGAATATGAAATTAATGATGACATCGACGAGGTTTCTTTAAAATCAAATTCTAAAACAGAATTTTTACTGAAATACATTTCGCTTTACGACAAAGTAATTCCTTATTTAAAGGAATCCACGAATCCCATTTTTCAGAAGTTTGAACACGGTTCATTCGAAAATTTCCTTCATTTGTTCGATGATTTTAAAAATAATTTTGGTTTTGAAATTCCTTCCGATGATACTGAAAAGGAAGTTTTTCTTCAAATTTTAAAACATATTGAAGGTTGTTTGGTTTCGCCCGTCATCGTTCAGTTGGGAATGCGCGGAATGTTCCACAAATATTTCATGGAGACTTCTTTCCAGGCAGCGGAATTCCATAAAAATCCTGAAAATTTTGAAAAGATTTTAGACTTTCTCACCGACTTAGGTTGGTTCAGCAAAAACGGGAAAAACTTCAAATTTACGGAAAACGGACTGTATTTCGCGAGACGAGCCGCTTCGTACGGAGTTACCGTTTCTTATCTTCCCATGTTTAATAGAATGGACGATTTACTTTTCGGAAATCCGACAAAACTTCGACAAATCAGCGAAAGTGAAGACGAAATTCATGTGGACAGAAAAATGAACGTTTGGGGAAGTGGCGGTGCACATTCTACTTATTTTAAAGTGGTTACTGATTTTATTATTTCAATTTTCAATCAGCCGATTCATCTTCAGCCAAAAGGAATTCTAGACATGGGTTGTGGAAACGGCGCATTTATTCAGCATATTTTTGAAACTGTTGAGCGACACACTTTAAGAGGAAAAATGCTTGAAGATTATCCGCTGTTTTTAGTTGGTGCAGATTTTAACCAAGCCGCGCTGAACGTTACTCGAGCAAACCTCATCAACAACGATATTTGGGCGAAAGTAATTTGGGGCGACATCGGAAATCCTGAACTTCTTGCGAAAGACTTAAAGGAAAATTACGACATTAATTTAGGAGATTTGGTAAACATCAGAACTTTCCTCGACCACAACCGAATCTGGAAAAACCCTGAAAACATGAATCCTGAGAGAGTTTCGTCTTCAACAGGAGCTTTCGCTTTTCGTGGAGAAAGAATTCCCAACAAACTGGTGGAAGAAAACTTGAAAGAACATCTTCAACTTTGGCTTCCTTACATCAAAAAGAACGGACTTTTAGTCATCGAACTTCACACTTTAAAACCCGAAATCACCGCGAAACATTTGGGCGAAACTCCCGCAACTGCTTATGATGCAACGCACGGATTTTCAGACCAATACATTGTTGAAGTAGAGGTATTCCATAAAATATGCAATGAAGTGGGACTAGAAGTGGATAAAGAACTGTTCAAAAAATACCCGAACTCTGAATTGGCAACGGTTTCTATTAATTTGTTGAAGGCGAAATAA
- a CDS encoding PspC family transcriptional regulator, which produces MLNNLRHKMERQWFGVLTRMGAKLGIPVSKLRVFFIYSTFATVGVFFLIYLGLAFTLWIKDMFITRRPSVFDL; this is translated from the coding sequence ATGCTCAACAATTTACGGCACAAAATGGAAAGACAATGGTTCGGCGTTCTCACAAGAATGGGCGCAAAACTTGGAATTCCCGTGTCGAAACTTCGCGTATTTTTCATCTACTCTACTTTTGCGACGGTAGGAGTTTTCTTTCTGATTTATCTCGGACTCGCTTTTACGCTTTGGATTAAGGATATGTTTATCACGAGAAGACCAAGTGTTTTCGACCTGTAA
- a CDS encoding GH92 family glycosyl hydrolase codes for MKNFFSLLSLFLFLMSNSQKLTSYVNPFVGTKNMGHTFPGATAPFGMVQLSPETNQVPYAIDGKYNPETYRYCSGYQYDDKTIFGFSHTHFSGVGHSDLGDFLMMPTNGKLNLEPGKAEVPKSGYHSQFSKNTEKASPGFYEVMLDDYGIKAELTASDRVGFHRYTFPKSSESHIILDLMSNIYNYDSKNVWTFVRVEDNQTVTGYRETTGWARTKKVFFAMKFSKPFKNYGRKRYEKVEYNGFYRKFNENENFPEFAGRQIRAYFDFDTNENEQILVKFALSNTSTNGALKNLEAEIPHWDFDKTKRESEAKWEKELSKIEVETLTENDKRTFYTSLYHTMMSPILYQDVDGKYLDIDQNIHNAKDYTNYTIFSLWDTYRALHPLYNIIQPKRNNDFIKSMLSHARHSVHKALPIWSHYANENWCMIGYHSVSVLADAVAKNSTDADLKTMLNASITSSNLKYYDGIGDYLKYGYVPEDKSGSSVSKTLEYAYDDWCIAQIAKKSGDKNVENEYLKRSENYKNVYNSRSGFMHPKLSDGTFKTEFDPMDTHGQGFIEGNAFNYGLYVPQNVPEMIKMMGGKNKFSKHLDEIFTTEIADKYIEKNEDITRDGIIGNYVHGNEPGHHIPYLYNWTNDAWKTQERVRMIMRKMYSDGEDGLCGNDDAGQMSAWYIFSAMGFYPVLPGSDEYQFGSPIVKSAKINLENGKVLNIKTENQSEKNVYVSKILVNGKEVKNHVLKHSDIANGGEVVFYMSAKR; via the coding sequence ATGAAAAATTTCTTTTCACTTCTCTCCTTGTTCCTTTTTCTAATGTCTAATTCACAAAAACTTACTTCCTACGTGAATCCTTTCGTGGGAACAAAAAACATGGGGCACACTTTTCCTGGAGCTACTGCACCCTTTGGAATGGTGCAACTTTCACCCGAAACCAACCAGGTTCCATATGCAATTGACGGAAAATACAATCCTGAAACCTACCGATATTGTTCTGGTTATCAATATGATGACAAAACAATTTTTGGATTTTCTCACACGCATTTCAGCGGAGTTGGTCATTCGGATTTGGGAGATTTTTTGATGATGCCGACCAACGGAAAACTAAATTTAGAACCTGGAAAAGCAGAAGTTCCAAAAAGCGGATATCACTCTCAATTTTCAAAAAATACAGAAAAAGCAAGTCCGGGATTTTATGAGGTGATGCTTGATGATTATGGAATTAAAGCCGAACTCACTGCTTCAGACAGGGTTGGTTTTCATCGTTATACCTTTCCAAAATCTTCAGAATCGCACATCATTTTGGATTTAATGTCGAATATTTACAATTATGATTCTAAAAATGTGTGGACTTTTGTTCGAGTTGAGGATAACCAAACCGTGACTGGATATCGAGAAACCACAGGTTGGGCGAGAACGAAGAAAGTATTTTTCGCGATGAAATTTTCCAAACCTTTTAAAAATTATGGCAGAAAACGTTACGAAAAAGTAGAATACAACGGGTTTTACAGAAAATTCAACGAAAATGAAAATTTTCCTGAATTCGCGGGAAGACAAATCCGCGCTTATTTTGATTTTGACACGAATGAGAATGAACAGATTTTGGTGAAGTTCGCTTTATCAAATACTTCGACAAATGGTGCTTTAAAAAATTTAGAAGCAGAAATTCCGCATTGGGATTTCGACAAAACCAAAAGAGAAAGCGAAGCAAAATGGGAAAAAGAACTTTCCAAAATCGAGGTGGAAACTTTAACTGAAAATGACAAAAGAACTTTCTACACTTCGCTTTACCACACGATGATGTCGCCGATTCTTTACCAAGATGTGGATGGAAAATACCTCGACATCGACCAAAACATCCACAACGCAAAAGATTATACCAACTACACGATTTTTTCACTTTGGGACACTTATCGAGCGTTGCACCCTTTGTACAACATCATTCAGCCAAAGAGAAATAATGATTTCATCAAATCAATGCTTTCTCATGCGCGACACAGCGTACATAAAGCTTTGCCAATTTGGTCGCATTACGCCAATGAAAATTGGTGTATGATTGGTTATCACTCGGTTTCCGTTCTTGCAGATGCCGTCGCAAAAAATAGTACAGACGCTGATTTAAAAACCATGCTGAATGCAAGCATTACTTCATCCAACCTGAAATATTACGACGGAATCGGTGATTATTTAAAATATGGTTACGTTCCTGAAGATAAAAGCGGTTCTTCCGTTTCAAAAACTTTGGAATATGCTTATGACGACTGGTGTATCGCGCAAATTGCAAAAAAATCTGGCGATAAAAATGTGGAAAATGAGTATTTGAAACGAAGCGAGAATTATAAAAATGTCTATAATTCCAGATCAGGATTTATGCATCCGAAACTTTCTGATGGAACTTTCAAAACTGAATTTGATCCGATGGATACGCACGGACAAGGATTTATTGAGGGAAATGCTTTTAATTACGGGCTTTACGTTCCACAAAATGTTCCCGAAATGATCAAAATGATGGGCGGAAAAAACAAGTTTTCAAAACATCTCGATGAAATTTTCACCACAGAAATAGCCGATAAATACATTGAAAAAAACGAAGATATCACGCGAGACGGAATCATCGGAAATTATGTTCACGGAAACGAACCTGGACATCACATTCCGTATCTGTACAATTGGACGAATGATGCCTGGAAAACTCAAGAAAGAGTTCGAATGATTATGCGGAAAATGTATTCCGACGGTGAAGACGGACTTTGCGGAAATGACGATGCAGGACAAATGTCGGCTTGGTATATTTTTTCAGCAATGGGATTTTATCCTGTTTTGCCCGGTTCAGATGAATATCAATTCGGTTCGCCGATCGTGAAATCAGCAAAAATCAATTTGGAAAACGGAAAAGTTTTAAACATTAAAACTGAAAATCAGTCGGAGAAAAATGTGTATGTATCCAAAATTTTGGTAAATGGGAAAGAAGTTAAGAATCATGTTTTGAAACATTCTGATATTGCGAATGGCGGTGAAGTTGTGTTTTATATGTCAGCAAAACGGTAG
- a CDS encoding SIMPL domain-containing protein yields the protein MNKNIIAIAIAALGFIIGLAFLGNSIKNRNKSENTISVTGLGTKKFTSDLINWSGTFSRNSFELKSAYDQLANDKKIIENYLTSKGIPKNEIVFSAVDIQKQFNYGSDANGRSIQTFSGYQLSQTISIDSKDVAKIENLSRNITEIINLGIEFTSSPPSYFYSKLADVKHQMIADATKDAKQRAEKIAENAGSSLGKLKKATMGITQITAPNSTEEYSYGGTFNTSSKDKEASITIKLEYQVD from the coding sequence ATGAACAAAAACATTATCGCGATTGCGATTGCTGCCCTTGGTTTTATCATCGGTTTAGCTTTCTTAGGAAACTCCATCAAAAACCGTAACAAATCCGAAAACACCATTTCGGTAACAGGATTGGGAACGAAAAAATTTACTTCAGATTTAATCAATTGGAGCGGAACTTTCTCCCGAAACAGTTTCGAACTAAAATCTGCTTATGACCAACTTGCAAACGACAAAAAAATCATTGAAAATTACTTGACTTCCAAAGGAATTCCAAAAAATGAAATCGTGTTTTCCGCCGTAGATATTCAGAAGCAATTCAATTATGGAAGTGATGCAAACGGAAGAAGCATCCAAACTTTCTCGGGTTATCAACTTTCACAAACCATTTCCATCGACAGTAAAGATGTCGCAAAGATTGAGAATTTATCAAGAAATATCACCGAAATCATTAATTTGGGTATTGAATTCACTTCTTCGCCACCAAGTTATTTTTACTCCAAATTGGCGGATGTGAAACACCAAATGATTGCAGATGCGACGAAAGATGCCAAACAAAGAGCAGAAAAAATTGCCGAAAATGCAGGAAGTTCACTCGGGAAATTGAAAAAAGCAACAATGGGAATCACCCAAATCACCGCGCCGAATTCAACGGAAGAATATTCTTACGGCGGAACTTTCAATACTTCTTCCAAAGACAAAGAAGCGAGTATTACGATTAAGTTGGAATATCAAGTGGATTAA
- a CDS encoding EamA family transporter, whose translation MKQYQIFAIISMVFAGLTSVIAKAGLKNVSSDTGLAVRTIFVFVFVWLNIFLSNNMKDFSNLTKKDVLLLGISALTTSLSWIFYYKAIKVGNVSEVALIDKASILMTIILSVIFLNEQFTWKMALGSCLIIGGLLVLTLK comes from the coding sequence ATGAAACAATATCAAATATTTGCCATTATATCGATGGTATTTGCAGGACTAACCTCTGTTATTGCAAAAGCGGGTTTAAAAAATGTGAGTAGCGATACAGGTCTTGCAGTTAGAACAATTTTTGTGTTTGTCTTTGTGTGGCTCAATATTTTTTTGTCCAACAATATGAAAGACTTTTCAAACTTAACTAAAAAAGATGTTTTGTTGTTGGGTATTTCCGCTCTAACTACTTCGCTTTCTTGGATATTCTATTACAAAGCCATAAAAGTTGGCAATGTTTCAGAAGTAGCACTGATTGATAAAGCAAGTATTCTAATGACAATTATTTTATCCGTTATCTTCTTAAACGAGCAGTTTACTTGGAAGATGGCATTGGGTTCTTGCTTAATTATTGGGGGCTTGTTGGTGCTAACCTTGAAATAA
- a CDS encoding GNAT family N-acetyltransferase: MEYLQVTSYDDFRAKEIFDSYCQTFPEDERRSENQFRQLFSNPKVKVFSILHELKNIGYIISWELTNFVFVEHFEVFSEFRSLKFGSEIITHLFKNYSHIVLEAEPENLDENAKRRIAFYQKNGFAIIDETYVQPCYEEGKNSLNLWLLANWNPEKTDWIKEEIYDVVYC; the protein is encoded by the coding sequence ATGGAATATTTACAGGTTACTTCTTACGACGATTTTCGTGCAAAGGAAATTTTCGATTCTTATTGTCAAACTTTCCCTGAAGATGAAAGACGAAGCGAAAATCAGTTTCGTCAACTTTTTTCAAACCCAAAAGTGAAGGTATTTTCAATCCTGCATGAGTTGAAAAACATTGGTTACATCATTTCTTGGGAACTCACTAACTTTGTATTCGTCGAACATTTCGAGGTTTTTTCTGAGTTCAGAAGTTTAAAGTTCGGTTCGGAAATTATTACACATCTATTCAAAAATTATTCTCATATCGTTTTAGAAGCTGAACCTGAAAATTTGGATGAAAATGCCAAAAGAAGAATTGCTTTCTACCAAAAAAATGGTTTCGCCATTATTGACGAAACCTATGTGCAGCCTTGTTATGAAGAAGGTAAAAATTCCTTAAATCTATGGCTTCTTGCCAATTGGAATCCCGAAAAAACGGACTGGATTAAGGAAGAAATTTATGATGTGGTGTATTGTTAA